Proteins co-encoded in one Gemmatimonadaceae bacterium genomic window:
- a CDS encoding ABC transporter permease, which translates to MRTLKRKLLRDAWHYRGQMGAIAAVVACGIATFVALRSMHGHLRHSRDAYYASSRFADVFVSLRRAPLQSLERLRAIRGVAAVDARVVMEVVADVPRLAEPAVVRLVSIPVPRTTALNEVHLTAGRWPEPSRDDEVIASRAFATANALSLGDSVGVVLNGRRRWLRLVGVGVSPEYVYEIASGGLFPDNRRFGILWMARGALAAPFDLVGAFNDLALALAPGAAVAPVLERVDTLLAPFGTGGAYARADQVSSQFLDGEIDETQVTSILLPAIFLAVTAFLLHVVLSRLVNMQREQIATLKAFGFSNVTVAQHYLLLAMVPVLAGVVAGTVFGLWSAGQLALVYARFYQFPAAAFTPDWSIVLAAAAIGVVSGLLGALGAVMRGVALPPAEAMRPEAPARFRRGSLERALSWVTKSPRHLVVARNLERRPGRTMLSILGLALAGGLVIATQGLFDSVDYIKLQQFHVVDRGDVTVTFREPLREEGVREVARAVGVQEAEGFRMVPARLRHHERSYRTAIVAFPPHAALRRVVDIDGTIRQVPSEGILLSSALAEKLGARRGDALQLEFLEGERRVARVEVSGTNDDMLGTAAYMAPAALQRLEGGTPVFTGVVLRADPRRIDSLYRHLKAMPVVSGVSVRSAMLGSFERTIAESFSISLAFTLGFACVIAAGIVYNGARVALSERGREMASLRILGFTRGEVSGMLTGEQGALTVASFPVAFAVAYLLTWLIAVRFESALFRIPVVARPATYLFGAGVIAMAAALSAVAVRRRVDRLDLVAVLKTRE; encoded by the coding sequence ATGCGCACGCTGAAGCGCAAGCTCCTGCGCGACGCCTGGCACTATCGCGGGCAGATGGGCGCCATTGCCGCGGTGGTGGCCTGCGGGATCGCGACCTTTGTTGCGCTCCGCTCCATGCATGGCCACCTGCGGCACTCGCGCGATGCGTACTATGCGTCGTCGCGCTTCGCCGACGTCTTCGTGTCGCTGCGTCGCGCGCCCCTGCAGTCGCTCGAGCGCTTGCGCGCGATACGAGGCGTGGCCGCCGTCGACGCCCGTGTCGTCATGGAGGTCGTCGCCGACGTCCCGCGACTCGCCGAGCCGGCCGTGGTGCGGCTCGTCTCGATTCCGGTGCCGCGTACCACCGCGCTCAACGAGGTGCACCTGACGGCCGGACGCTGGCCTGAACCATCGCGCGACGACGAGGTCATTGCCTCGCGCGCCTTCGCGACGGCCAACGCGCTCTCACTCGGCGACTCGGTGGGGGTGGTCCTGAACGGACGACGGCGCTGGCTGCGGCTCGTTGGTGTCGGTGTCTCGCCGGAGTACGTCTACGAGATCGCCAGCGGCGGGCTCTTTCCCGACAACCGGCGCTTTGGCATCCTCTGGATGGCGCGGGGGGCGCTGGCCGCTCCCTTCGACCTCGTGGGGGCCTTCAACGACCTCGCGCTCGCCCTTGCGCCTGGTGCGGCGGTGGCGCCGGTGCTGGAACGCGTCGACACCCTCCTGGCGCCGTTCGGCACCGGCGGTGCGTACGCGCGAGCCGACCAGGTCTCGTCGCAGTTCCTCGACGGCGAGATCGACGAGACGCAAGTCACCAGCATCCTCCTCCCGGCGATCTTCCTCGCGGTCACCGCCTTCCTGCTGCACGTGGTCCTGTCGCGACTCGTCAACATGCAGCGCGAGCAGATCGCGACGCTCAAAGCCTTTGGGTTCTCCAACGTGACGGTGGCGCAGCACTACCTCCTCCTGGCCATGGTCCCCGTGCTCGCGGGCGTGGTGGCCGGGACGGTGTTCGGGCTGTGGTCGGCTGGGCAACTGGCACTCGTCTACGCGCGGTTCTACCAGTTCCCAGCCGCCGCCTTCACGCCGGACTGGAGCATCGTCCTGGCCGCCGCGGCGATCGGCGTCGTCTCCGGCCTGTTGGGCGCGTTAGGCGCCGTGATGCGCGGCGTCGCGCTCCCGCCGGCGGAGGCCATGCGCCCCGAGGCTCCGGCGCGCTTCCGGCGCGGGAGCCTGGAGCGTGCGCTGTCGTGGGTCACGAAGTCTCCGCGACACCTCGTGGTCGCACGCAACCTCGAGCGGCGCCCCGGCAGGACGATGCTTTCCATCCTCGGGTTGGCGCTGGCCGGCGGACTGGTGATTGCCACGCAAGGACTCTTCGATTCGGTGGACTACATCAAGCTGCAGCAGTTTCACGTGGTCGACCGCGGCGACGTGACGGTCACGTTTCGCGAACCACTGCGCGAGGAGGGGGTGCGCGAGGTGGCGCGCGCGGTCGGCGTGCAGGAGGCCGAGGGCTTTCGCATGGTGCCGGCGCGCCTGCGGCACCACGAGCGCAGCTACCGGACGGCGATCGTCGCCTTTCCGCCGCACGCCGCGCTCCGCCGCGTGGTCGATATCGACGGGACCATCCGCCAGGTGCCGAGCGAGGGGATCCTCCTGTCCTCGGCACTCGCCGAGAAGCTCGGCGCCCGCCGCGGCGATGCGTTGCAACTGGAGTTCCTGGAAGGGGAGCGGCGCGTGGCGCGCGTGGAGGTCTCGGGAACAAACGACGACATGCTGGGCACCGCCGCCTACATGGCGCCCGCTGCGCTGCAGCGGCTCGAGGGCGGCACGCCGGTCTTCACGGGCGTTGTGCTCCGCGCGGATCCGCGGCGCATCGATTCGCTGTATCGTCATCTCAAGGCAATGCCGGTGGTGAGCGGCGTGTCGGTCCGGAGCGCGATGCTGGGGAGCTTCGAGCGCACCATCGCCGAGAGCTTCTCGATCTCGCTCGCCTTCACCCTGGGCTTTGCCTGTGTCATCGCGGCCGGGATCGTGTACAACGGCGCGCGCGTCGCACTCTCCGAACGTGGCCGCGAGATGGCGTCGCTGCGCATCCTTGGCTTCACGCGCGGCGAGGTGAGCGGGATGCTCACGGGCGAGCAAGGGGCGCTCACGGTGGCGTCGTTCCCGGTGGCCTTTGCGGTCGCGTACCTTCTCACATGGTTGATCGCGGTGCGCTTCGAGTCGGCGCTGTTCCGCATTCCTGTCGTGGCGCGCCCCGCGACGTACCTTTTCGGTGCCGGCGTCATTGCCATGGCCGCCGCGCTCTCGGCGGTGGCGGTGCGGCGGCGCGTGGATCGCCTCGACCTCGTGGCGGTACTCAAGACCAGGGAGTAG
- a CDS encoding ABC transporter ATP-binding protein, translating into MPREAIFRARALARTYRMGDVDVKALQGVDLDLFAGEFVVILGPSGSGKSTLLNILGGLDAPTSGDVRFRDHDLVAANEGELTRYRREHVGFVFQFYNLIPSLTARENVALVTEIAAHPMTAEEALARVGLASRLDHFPSQLSGGEQQRVAIARALAKRPDVLLCDEPTGALDAETGVVVLEALADINREMGTTTVVITHNATIAQMAHRVLRMRSGRIVEEVTNERQVAPRELDW; encoded by the coding sequence ATGCCCCGCGAAGCGATCTTCCGTGCGCGCGCCCTTGCCAGGACCTACCGCATGGGCGACGTCGACGTCAAGGCGCTGCAAGGCGTCGACCTCGACCTCTTCGCCGGCGAGTTTGTCGTCATCCTCGGCCCATCCGGCAGCGGCAAGTCGACCCTCCTCAATATCCTCGGCGGGCTCGACGCGCCCACCAGCGGCGACGTGCGCTTTCGCGACCACGACCTGGTGGCGGCCAACGAAGGAGAGCTGACGCGCTATCGGCGCGAGCACGTCGGCTTCGTGTTCCAGTTCTACAACCTCATCCCGAGTCTCACGGCGCGCGAGAACGTGGCGCTGGTTACCGAGATCGCGGCGCACCCCATGACCGCCGAGGAGGCGCTGGCGCGTGTTGGGCTTGCGTCGCGGCTGGACCACTTTCCGTCGCAGCTGTCGGGCGGAGAGCAGCAGCGTGTCGCCATCGCCCGCGCCCTCGCCAAGCGCCCCGACGTCCTGCTGTGCGACGAGCCCACCGGCGCCCTCGACGCGGAGACCGGCGTGGTGGTCCTCGAGGCGCTGGCCGACATCAACCGCGAGATGGGAACCACCACCGTCGTCATCACGCACAACGCGACCATCGCGCAAATGGCGCATCGCGTGCTGCGCATGCGGAGCGGACGCATCGTGGAGGAAGTCACCAACGAGCGGCAGGTGGCGCCGCGCGAGCTGGACTGGTGA
- a CDS encoding nuclear transport factor 2 family protein has protein sequence MSSNSAIVRNNALRVVLAASAAVAALVMPVAGRAQTAAEQRLLRLTEARVSADFTANRAALDSLLAPDLTYARSSGAFDDKRTVLAEVGPGGPYALDYLTPDSLRARAYGSTGVVTGLLRVKLKAQPSPYRIRFTDVWVERGGRWQLVAFQATRLP, from the coding sequence ATGTCTTCCAACTCGGCGATCGTTCGAAACAACGCGCTGCGTGTCGTGCTCGCGGCCTCGGCGGCCGTGGCCGCCCTCGTGATGCCGGTCGCGGGGCGTGCGCAGACCGCGGCCGAGCAGCGATTGTTGCGCCTGACGGAGGCACGCGTGAGCGCCGACTTCACCGCCAATCGCGCCGCCCTCGACTCGCTGCTGGCCCCCGACCTGACCTACGCCCGCTCCAGCGGCGCCTTCGATGACAAGCGCACTGTCCTTGCCGAGGTGGGGCCCGGTGGACCCTATGCGCTCGACTACCTAACCCCGGATTCGCTGCGCGCTCGCGCCTATGGGTCCACCGGCGTGGTGACGGGACTCCTGCGCGTCAAGCTCAAGGCGCAGCCCTCGCCCTATCGCATTCGATTCACCGATGTGTGGGTCGAGCGCGGGGGGCGGTGGCAACTCGTGGCGTTCCAGGCGACACGGCTTCCGTGA
- a CDS encoding M28 family peptidase — protein sequence MATPRSFHALFLVTALAFANSAQAQRRGAVNEYGNPPRLAPAPTTAAITPRDLQIRLYQFADDSMQGRQVGRAGNMKGTAYIAAELKRLGLVAAGDNGGYFQTLPYHLRSFTSHSRLSVSGNPLTWEKDWVAVPGVRAPRPVVGAEVIFGGVAGDTSRQISAADAAGKFVVVLAAPPSANAPRGPVARFAPPPPSRLGSAAAVATVDLDALTPAQRRAINEPVVATQAQVGRGRPGGPASATDSLTLLKQQLDQLAPQAILRLTRDGAARLFGVQSVEGLALGTRGGTVNASLDYVELPSDYARNVVAILPGSDRALAGQYVALGAHNDHVGFNTPVDKDSLKAFNNERNRRLLANNMIALTTEQLSAIRVNMDSIRKVHPAARLDSINNGADDDGSGSMALLEIAEFLSSQSVKPRRSTLFVWHTGEEAGLVGSAFFTRNPTVPLDSIVAQLNIDMIGRGREGDLPGGSSDYLGVVGSFFDSKDLGETVARVNGKQARSLSLDYKYDSTLSWTGYNNIYGRSDHYNYALQGIPIAFFFTGLHGDYHQRTDEPEFIDYPHYARITNYIRDIAVDVSNGPRPRINGTRPAKPPRPSVP from the coding sequence ATGGCCACTCCGAGATCATTTCACGCGCTGTTCCTCGTCACGGCGCTCGCGTTCGCGAACAGTGCGCAGGCCCAACGCCGCGGTGCGGTGAACGAGTACGGCAATCCGCCCAGGCTCGCGCCGGCGCCGACCACGGCGGCCATCACGCCGCGCGACCTCCAGATTCGCCTGTACCAGTTCGCCGACGATTCCATGCAGGGGCGGCAGGTGGGGCGCGCGGGGAACATGAAGGGGACGGCGTACATCGCCGCGGAGCTCAAGCGCCTGGGGCTCGTCGCCGCGGGCGACAACGGCGGCTACTTCCAGACGCTCCCCTATCACCTGCGTTCGTTCACGTCGCACTCGCGCCTCTCCGTCAGCGGCAACCCGCTCACCTGGGAGAAGGACTGGGTCGCCGTGCCCGGGGTGCGGGCGCCACGCCCGGTCGTTGGCGCGGAGGTGATCTTCGGCGGCGTGGCCGGCGACACGTCGCGACAGATCAGTGCGGCCGACGCCGCGGGGAAGTTCGTCGTGGTGCTCGCGGCACCGCCCTCGGCGAACGCGCCCCGTGGCCCTGTGGCGCGCTTCGCGCCTCCACCGCCATCCAGGCTGGGGAGCGCGGCGGCCGTTGCCACGGTCGACCTCGACGCGCTCACGCCGGCGCAGCGTCGCGCGATCAACGAGCCCGTGGTGGCGACGCAGGCGCAGGTGGGGCGCGGTCGTCCCGGGGGGCCGGCGAGCGCCACCGACTCGCTCACGCTCCTCAAGCAGCAGCTCGACCAGCTCGCGCCCCAGGCCATACTCCGCCTGACGAGAGACGGCGCGGCGCGGCTGTTCGGCGTGCAGTCCGTGGAAGGGCTCGCACTCGGCACACGCGGCGGGACGGTGAACGCGTCGCTCGACTACGTGGAGCTGCCCAGCGACTATGCGCGTAACGTCGTCGCGATCCTTCCGGGGAGCGACCGCGCGCTGGCCGGGCAATACGTCGCGCTGGGCGCGCATAACGACCACGTCGGCTTCAACACGCCGGTCGACAAGGATTCGCTCAAGGCATTCAACAACGAGCGCAACCGTCGCCTGCTGGCCAACAACATGATTGCGCTCACCACCGAGCAGCTCTCGGCGATTCGCGTGAACATGGACAGCATCCGCAAGGTGCACCCGGCGGCGCGGCTCGACTCGATCAACAACGGCGCGGACGACGACGGCTCCGGGTCGATGGCGCTGCTCGAGATCGCCGAGTTCCTGTCGTCGCAGTCGGTCAAGCCACGGCGCTCGACCTTGTTCGTGTGGCACACGGGCGAGGAGGCGGGGCTGGTGGGCTCGGCCTTCTTCACGCGCAACCCGACCGTCCCGCTCGACTCCATCGTGGCGCAGCTCAACATCGACATGATCGGGCGCGGACGCGAGGGCGACCTTCCCGGCGGCTCGTCCGACTACCTCGGCGTGGTCGGGTCGTTCTTCGACTCGAAGGACCTGGGCGAAACGGTGGCTCGCGTGAACGGCAAGCAGGCCAGGTCGCTGTCGCTCGACTACAAGTACGATTCCACGCTCAGCTGGACGGGGTACAACAACATCTACGGGCGCTCCGATCACTACAACTACGCGCTGCAGGGGATCCCGATCGCCTTCTTCTTCACCGGGCTGCACGGCGACTACCACCAGCGCACCGACGAGCCCGAGTTCATCGACTATCCGCACTACGCGCGCATCACCAACTACATCCGCGACATCGCGGTCGATGTGTCCAATGGCCCGCGCCCGCGCATCAACGGGACGCGTCCGGCCAAGCCGCCGCGTCCGTCGGTCCCGTAG
- a CDS encoding xanthine dehydrogenase family protein molybdopterin-binding subunit, translating to MDSLTTPRVTEPVKTEMSPRVDRRDFLRVSAIAGGGLLLGAYLRPAEALAGTAAALQPAAADEFRPNVFIRLTPDGKVTIVNKNPEIGQGIKTMLPMLIAEELDVDWNQVTVVQGDSEPDKYGQQFAGGSTATPMNWDEHRRIGAAGRQMLLAAAASNWGVPASELTTSPGVVEHKASGRTAPYGHLVARAATLTAPDLKSVPVKNPRDFRIIGKFRKGVDNPLLVTGKPLFGIDVTVPGMKYAIFEKCPVFGGKVKSANLDAIRAMPGIKDAFVVEGGTALNGLLGGVAIVADSWWYAQKARGALQVVWDEGATASQGSDTYAAEAARLAKAAPFKTLRKDGDPDAALATAAKTVSATYFYPFISHATLEPQNCTASVVDGKVEIWAPTQNPQPGRQLVARTLGVDEKAVTIHMIRAGGGFGRRLSNDYMVEAAWIAKEAGTPVKLLWSREDDMRHDFYRPAGWHNLTAGVDAAGKIVAWKNHFVSFGEGERFGPSAGMAPTEFPSRFIANFQYDVTNIPSGVPTGPLRAPGSNALAYVFHSFIDELAEAAGKDPVDFRLALLGDPRLVANPDGSAAYDAGRMRGVLELVAQKSNWGKVTLPKGTGRGVAFHFSHRGYFAEVVEASVAANGAVKVNKVWVAGDVGNQIINPSGAEQQVQGSVLDGLSEAMTQEITIKAGRAEQSNFNQYPLLRMRQAPPVEVHFKLTDFSPTGIGEPALPPVVPALCNAIFAATGKRVRSLPLSKSGFRWA from the coding sequence ATGGATTCGCTCACGACTCCCCGGGTCACCGAGCCCGTGAAGACCGAGATGTCCCCGCGTGTGGATCGCCGTGATTTCCTGCGCGTGTCGGCCATTGCCGGCGGCGGCCTCCTGTTGGGCGCCTACCTGCGCCCCGCGGAGGCGCTCGCCGGCACCGCGGCCGCGTTGCAGCCGGCGGCGGCCGACGAGTTCCGTCCCAACGTCTTCATCCGCCTCACGCCGGACGGCAAGGTCACGATCGTCAACAAGAACCCGGAGATCGGGCAGGGGATCAAGACCATGCTCCCCATGCTCATCGCCGAGGAACTGGACGTCGACTGGAACCAGGTGACGGTGGTGCAGGGCGACAGTGAGCCCGACAAGTACGGGCAGCAGTTTGCCGGCGGGAGCACCGCCACCCCAATGAACTGGGACGAGCATCGACGCATCGGTGCGGCCGGGCGCCAGATGCTGCTCGCGGCCGCCGCCTCAAACTGGGGAGTGCCGGCGTCGGAACTCACCACCTCGCCCGGAGTCGTCGAGCACAAGGCGTCGGGACGCACGGCGCCCTATGGCCACCTGGTCGCGAGGGCGGCGACGCTCACCGCGCCCGACCTCAAGAGCGTGCCGGTCAAGAATCCCCGGGATTTCCGGATCATCGGGAAGTTCCGCAAGGGGGTCGACAACCCGCTGCTGGTCACCGGCAAGCCGCTGTTTGGGATCGACGTGACGGTCCCGGGAATGAAGTACGCCATCTTCGAGAAGTGCCCCGTCTTCGGCGGCAAGGTGAAGTCGGCCAACCTCGACGCGATCCGGGCCATGCCCGGGATCAAGGACGCCTTCGTGGTCGAGGGCGGGACGGCGCTGAACGGACTGCTCGGCGGGGTCGCCATCGTCGCCGACTCGTGGTGGTATGCGCAGAAGGCGCGCGGCGCCCTGCAAGTCGTGTGGGACGAAGGGGCGACCGCTTCGCAGGGGAGCGACACATACGCGGCGGAGGCGGCGCGCCTTGCCAAGGCGGCACCGTTCAAGACGCTGCGCAAGGACGGCGATCCCGACGCGGCGCTCGCCACGGCCGCGAAGACTGTCTCGGCGACATACTTCTACCCGTTCATCTCGCACGCCACGCTCGAGCCGCAGAACTGCACCGCCTCCGTCGTGGACGGCAAGGTGGAGATCTGGGCCCCCACGCAGAACCCGCAGCCGGGGCGCCAGCTCGTGGCCAGGACGTTAGGCGTGGACGAGAAGGCGGTCACGATTCACATGATCCGCGCCGGCGGTGGCTTCGGGCGCCGCCTGAGCAACGACTACATGGTCGAAGCCGCGTGGATCGCGAAGGAAGCAGGGACCCCGGTCAAGCTCCTGTGGTCGCGCGAGGACGACATGCGCCACGACTTCTATCGTCCCGCGGGGTGGCACAACCTCACGGCGGGCGTGGACGCCGCCGGCAAGATCGTCGCCTGGAAGAACCACTTCGTCTCGTTTGGTGAAGGGGAGCGCTTCGGCCCCAGCGCGGGGATGGCGCCCACCGAGTTCCCGTCGCGCTTCATTGCCAACTTCCAGTACGACGTCACGAACATCCCGTCCGGCGTCCCCACCGGGCCGTTGCGCGCCCCGGGGAGCAACGCGCTCGCCTACGTCTTCCACTCGTTCATCGACGAACTGGCCGAGGCGGCCGGCAAGGATCCGGTCGACTTCCGCCTGGCGCTCCTCGGCGATCCGCGCCTGGTGGCCAACCCGGACGGGTCGGCGGCGTACGACGCGGGGCGCATGCGCGGCGTCCTCGAACTCGTGGCGCAGAAGTCCAACTGGGGAAAGGTGACGCTGCCCAAGGGGACGGGGCGCGGCGTGGCCTTCCACTTCAGCCATCGCGGCTACTTTGCCGAGGTGGTGGAGGCGAGCGTGGCCGCCAATGGGGCCGTGAAGGTGAACAAGGTCTGGGTTGCCGGCGACGTCGGCAACCAGATCATCAACCCCAGCGGTGCGGAGCAGCAGGTGCAAGGCTCCGTCCTGGACGGGCTCTCCGAGGCCATGACGCAGGAAATCACGATCAAGGCCGGACGCGCCGAGCAATCGAACTTCAACCAGTACCCGCTGCTGCGCATGCGCCAGGCGCCGCCGGTGGAGGTGCACTTCAAGCTCACCGACTTTTCGCCGACGGGGATCGGCGAGCCGGCGCTGCCGCCGGTGGTTCCGGCGCTGTGCAACGCGATCTTCGCCGCGACGGGCAAGCGTGTGCGCTCGCTCCCGCTGTCGAAGAGCGGCTTCCGCTGGGCCTGA
- a CDS encoding RecQ family ATP-dependent DNA helicase produces MTHAAPLPLPDLDAALKQLGYDAFRPGQREAIETILRARRLLLVAPTGGGKSLIYQLPATVLPGTTLVVSPLVSLMHDQVAALTERGVRATFLAATLDADEVRRRMSALARGEFQIAYVAPERLAFPGFRSLVKELDCPLVAIDEAHCISEWGHDFRPEYLQLGELVADLADARVMACTATATPIVRDEILERLGLGADTPQLVRGFARPNLGLRVHEVRSAADLSRVVDAALQEAIGGARGARGAAIVYAPTRKKTEEEFARLKRAGWRVDGYHAGMSGEVRERAQQRFRDGAIDVIVATNAFGMGIDRADVRAVIHLAPPGSIEAYYQEVGRAGRDGDDAIGVMCHSPGDLPLRRRLLEMPNDFGEVDQARVQHRWSLFLELMRWAEGGSCRHDAILRYFGDEAETLSGCGRCDSCTALDEPNASDAEETAIAVRKALSAVARTHCRFGMLAAVKLLAGTPDPRLERSGLQETRTFGALRGRSEAWITALLRRCVTAGWVDFTGGDRPMVALTPAGKRVLFATGTVRLLLPSDQPRHERPRSAVAPRGSRPRNEVSELSAEDAALFQALRARRLELARAGRVPPYVVASDRTLHEIAELRPRTVSALEGIYGIGAAKAARYGDALVEVVREAGR; encoded by the coding sequence ATGACGCACGCCGCCCCCCTCCCGCTCCCCGACCTCGACGCCGCCCTCAAGCAACTGGGCTACGACGCCTTTCGCCCCGGGCAACGTGAGGCAATCGAGACCATCCTCCGCGCTCGTCGCCTCCTCCTCGTCGCGCCCACCGGGGGCGGGAAGTCACTCATCTACCAGCTCCCCGCCACGGTACTCCCGGGGACCACGCTGGTGGTGTCGCCGCTCGTGTCGCTCATGCACGACCAGGTGGCCGCGCTCACCGAACGCGGCGTGCGGGCAACCTTCCTCGCCGCCACGCTCGACGCCGATGAGGTGCGCCGCCGGATGTCGGCGCTGGCGCGCGGCGAGTTCCAGATCGCCTACGTCGCCCCGGAGCGGCTGGCCTTTCCGGGGTTCCGCAGCCTGGTGAAGGAACTCGACTGCCCGCTGGTCGCGATCGACGAGGCGCACTGCATCTCGGAGTGGGGACACGACTTCCGCCCGGAATACCTCCAGCTCGGCGAGTTGGTCGCCGACCTCGCCGACGCACGCGTGATGGCCTGCACGGCGACGGCGACGCCGATCGTGCGCGACGAGATCCTCGAGCGCCTCGGGCTTGGCGCCGACACGCCGCAGTTGGTGCGCGGCTTCGCTCGCCCTAACCTTGGATTGCGGGTTCACGAGGTGCGAAGCGCCGCCGACCTGTCGCGCGTGGTCGATGCGGCACTGCAGGAGGCGATTGGCGGGGCACGGGGAGCACGCGGGGCGGCCATCGTCTATGCCCCCACGCGCAAGAAGACGGAGGAGGAGTTCGCACGCCTCAAGCGCGCGGGGTGGCGCGTGGACGGCTACCACGCCGGGATGTCGGGCGAGGTGCGCGAGCGCGCGCAGCAACGCTTTCGCGACGGCGCCATCGACGTCATCGTGGCGACCAACGCCTTCGGGATGGGGATCGACCGCGCCGATGTGCGCGCCGTCATTCATCTCGCCCCGCCAGGGTCCATCGAGGCGTACTACCAGGAGGTTGGGCGCGCCGGACGCGATGGTGATGATGCCATCGGCGTGATGTGTCATTCCCCAGGCGACCTCCCCCTGCGCCGCCGGCTGCTGGAGATGCCCAACGACTTCGGCGAGGTGGACCAGGCACGCGTGCAACACCGCTGGTCGCTCTTCCTCGAACTCATGCGGTGGGCCGAGGGCGGTAGCTGCCGGCACGACGCCATCCTGCGCTACTTTGGCGACGAGGCCGAGACGCTGTCGGGGTGCGGGCGCTGCGACAGCTGCACCGCCCTCGACGAGCCTAACGCGAGCGACGCCGAGGAGACGGCAATCGCCGTGCGCAAGGCGCTGAGCGCGGTGGCGCGCACGCATTGCCGCTTCGGGATGCTGGCCGCGGTCAAGTTGCTCGCCGGAACCCCCGATCCGCGCCTCGAGCGATCGGGGCTGCAGGAGACGCGCACCTTTGGTGCGCTGCGCGGGCGCAGCGAAGCGTGGATCACCGCGCTCCTGCGCCGCTGCGTCACCGCCGGTTGGGTCGACTTCACCGGGGGCGATCGCCCCATGGTGGCCCTCACCCCCGCCGGCAAGCGTGTGCTCTTCGCGACAGGAACGGTCCGACTACTCCTCCCCAGCGACCAGCCACGGCACGAGCGCCCCCGCTCAGCGGTGGCGCCGCGCGGGAGCCGTCCGCGCAACGAGGTTTCCGAGCTCTCGGCCGAGGACGCGGCGCTCTTCCAGGCACTGCGCGCGCGTCGCCTGGAACTCGCGCGCGCCGGCAGGGTTCCGCCATACGTCGTGGCCAGCGACCGCACCCTGCACGAGATCGCCGAGCTGCGGCCGCGCACCGTCTCGGCGCTGGAGGGGATCTACGGGATTGGGGCGGCGAAGGCGGCGCGCTATGGCGATGCCCTGGTCGAGGTGGTGCGCGAGGCGGGGCGGTAG
- a CDS encoding (2Fe-2S)-binding protein: MAYTLKVNGKTHTVDVPADMPLLWVLRDVLDLKGTKYGCGIGQCGSCTVHKDGTPTRACRTTVAASEGASIVTIEGLAPNAGTLTALQQAWDELDVPQCGYCQAGQLMTAAALLARTPKPTDEQIDTAMNGNLCRCATYLRIKAAIRKAAGTEQPATTPAGRPGDDNA; encoded by the coding sequence ATGGCGTACACACTCAAGGTCAACGGGAAGACTCACACGGTCGATGTCCCGGCGGACATGCCGCTCCTGTGGGTCCTGCGTGACGTCCTCGACTTGAAGGGGACCAAGTACGGGTGCGGTATCGGGCAGTGCGGCTCGTGCACCGTGCACAAGGATGGTACGCCAACGCGCGCCTGCCGCACGACGGTGGCGGCGTCGGAGGGGGCGTCGATCGTCACGATCGAGGGGCTGGCGCCCAATGCCGGGACGCTCACCGCGCTGCAGCAGGCGTGGGACGAGCTCGACGTCCCGCAGTGCGGCTACTGCCAGGCCGGCCAGCTCATGACGGCGGCCGCGCTCCTTGCCCGGACGCCCAAGCCGACGGACGAGCAGATCGATACGGCGATGAACGGGAACCTCTGCCGATGCGCGACGTACCTGCGCATCAAGGCGGCGATCCGCAAGGCAGCCGGCACGGAGCAGCCGGCCACGACCCCGGCCGGGCGGCCGGGGGACGACAACGCATAA